Below is a genomic region from Alphaproteobacteria bacterium.
GTAATGCGTGAAACAGCGTTTGTTTTAAGGTCAATTTTAAAAATCTGTTCATTATTTTCTTCAATGTTTTTTAATGTTCGCCAAAATATAATATATTGATCATTTCCTACAAAAGAAATGGATGAAAAATAATCATGATTAATTTCATTTTGTAGGTCAGTTAAATCTATTTCATGCTGAATGTTTAGTGTATTTTCTGTTGATTTTTTAATATTAATGACGATGATTTTATCATAATTTTCACTAAAACGCGTGATTAATTTTCCATTATTACTAATTTTAGGTATGTTTGTTTTGTCTTGAATAACATTTGCATAATCATGAATTTTTTCTCTTTTAATGAGAGCGGATGACGTGTGAATATTAAAAAAACAAAAAGATATAACAAGGCATAATAATAAGCGCATAATTTTTTCCTAAATAAAAATATATATAATTTAATAATGGATTATTTGTAGCATAATTTTAATAAAATTTAAAGGTTTTTATGTTTTTTGTATTTGTAATAGAAATAATATATTGATTATAAGGAATTTCTGTCGTCTTGGATTACTCAAGATTTAAGGTTAACGTTTTTGTTTGTGTTCGTGTAATTCATAAATCTTCGTTAAGGCTAAGTTTGTGTAAAATGCGTCGCAATGCCTTTCACTTTGATATTTGGGGTTCCTATGGATAAGAAGTAGGACATAGAAGGAAGGGCTGAAGGCTGAAATGCCAACAACCCCTTATAGATTTATTTTTTCTTTTCAACAGCACCACGTTTAACATAGCTGCCCATTTGCTCTAAAATAGACATTTCATGTCCTGCAGTGGGCGTATATCTACGTGCTGGTGTGATTTTAATTAGATCTTCTTTTGTGAGCTGTGCGAATTTATCAACATAACCATCCTCATTGAAATGAATGGCATACCCTTTGAAATCAACAAGCACAGGGTTTAAAAATGAGGTTTTGCTTGTTTTGCGGCCTACATAATACCAAATATTGCCGTCAAAAGGGGATTCATTGGAAGGTGAGCCTAAAAGCTCTTCCACATCATTTTTGTTATGTTTTGATATTTCAATTTGTTTCACTTGCTCTTCAGTTATATATTTGCCATGAACGTCAATTTTTGATACACATCCTGAAAGCGTAAGAATGGCTGAAAGTGCAAGTGGGGCAAAAAGAGCAAGTAACGTAATCTTTTTCATCAAGAATCCTAAAAAGTTTATAAGGTTAAACAAATGTCCATATTCAGTCTGTTTCAAAACAGATATAAGAAGCCTGCCTATAGTATTTACCAGCGATTGGTTGAACAAGCAAGATCACCGTGGTTTTATGAGACATTAAAAATTGAAGATTCTATCAAAGGGCGCTTCGAACTTATTTTAATTCATGCATTTTTGGTTTTGCATCGATTGAAAAAACATAAAAAATTAGGGCAAAATTTGTTTGATCTTCTTTTTTACGATCTTGATCGTTCTATTCGAGAATTAGGTGTTGGTGATTTAAGTGTTGGCAAAAAAATTAAATCTTTTGCAGAGCTTTTTTATGCGCGGATTGAATGCTATGAAAAAGGTTTACATGATTTAGATTTTTTAAAACAATCTTTTGTAAGTTTTTTTGAAAAATCAGCATTGGATTCTTTAAAATTAGATGATTTGGCATTATATATGACACGTCAGGTTGAGATTTTAACCAAGATAAGTGATACTGATCTTATTAAGGGTAAAATTGTTTTTGAGGATTTGTTGAAAGATCTCTCGAAAGCCGCCTAACATATTAAGATCTTGTGATTTTTGTAAAGGGAGTAGGACAATGACTTTATCTCATATTCAGATAGATCCCGAATTTTCGCGTGTTGTTTCTGTTTTTGATTTAACAGATGATCCTAAAAAATTTACATTAAGTGCAACAGCAGAAGAATGTGATGCGCTTGCAAAACGTTTTGGGTTGCAAAAAATTAGATACCTTAATGCTGAATGTGAAGTTTGGCGTCCGGAAGATGGTAATGTTATTTGTTTGAAAGGTAAGCTTAAATGCGAAGTCGTTCAAACTTGTGTTATAACGTTTGAGCCTGTCATTGCAAAAATTAAAGATAATCTTCTAGAATTTTTTGAAGAAAAAAAAGAAGATAAATATGGCAAAAAAGACCAAAATGAAATTGATTTGCCTTATTTAGATGACGAAGAAGTCCCTGAAATACTTGAATCATCGGAACTTGATATGGGTGAAGTGATAGCGCAGCATTTAGCGATTTCTTTAGACCCATATCCACGCGCCCCGCAGGCTGAACTTACAAAAATTGTTGAGTCTCATGAAGAGAAGAAGATATCGCCCTTTGAATGTCTTTCAGAAAAGCTTTCACATCATGAAGAATCAGACTTAAAAGAAGGCAAAAAAGGGTAGGGTTTTTTGATATTTTGCGTTGCCTTGACGTAATAATGTCTTCTACGTCGCGGGACGTAGGAAGTGTGTGTGTTTATACTAGTGTTTTTAAGTTATTTCACTATATTTTCAAAGCTGTTATTTCATTTTAGTGAATTTTGTTCCTCTCCACCTATCGTCATGCTGTTCGTTTATATAAAATAAATCTTTTTATCTTTAAGTAATGGATAAATTTATTCCAGAAAACATAGTTAAATAAATATAAAAAAAGTATATATTTCTTATAATTTGCGTTTTATAAAAGTAATTAATATGTAAAATTATTAGTAAAAATGAAAAAATTTAATAAATAAAGATAAAAAGTAATTAAAATTGACAAAATATATAATTTTATGTACATTTTACTGCATTAGTTTTTTAATTATAAGGATTGTTGCATGTTGAAGTTTATTTTTGCTTTTTTGTTTTCTTTTTCATTTAATAAGGCGTTTTCGGAATTGCCGTTTGAAGAAATAGGTGGTTGGAAAGAATCAATTGATGAAAAATATCATCAACAAATATCGCCCCTTTATGGTTTTGTAGCATTAAATACGTATCTGCCTAATTTAAGATTTTTTGGACATTATGGGCCTGAGAAAGAAGGCATTGCATCTTATAGTTTTACATTCCGTAATGAACATGACTTTCCGCAAGATCATGTTGCATCCTTTATCCAATTTCTTTTTCCTTCTTTTGATCGTGTTAATTTTGTCCCAAATCAAATTTCAAGCAATCCAATCTCTAAGTTAAGTTTTGAGGGGATTGGAAAAATTTTAAGAGAAATTGCTTTGGACGATGGAAAATTAAGTGAAATTTTATTAAAAAATATAAATGAAATTCTTGTGCAAGATATTCTTTCAGAAAAATATATGGGATTCGAAAAATCTTATCTAAATTCAAAAAAAGGAAAAAAATTATTTTTATCGGCGCTTGATGTATTTTTAG
It encodes:
- the bamE gene encoding outer membrane protein assembly factor BamE translates to MKKITLLALFAPLALSAILTLSGCVSKIDVHGKYITEEQVKQIEISKHNKNDVEELLGSPSNESPFDGNIWYYVGRKTSKTSFLNPVLVDFKGYAIHFNEDGYVDKFAQLTKEDLIKITPARRYTPTAGHEMSILEQMGSYVKRGAVEKKK
- a CDS encoding ubiquinol-cytochrome C chaperone family protein — its product is MSIFSLFQNRYKKPAYSIYQRLVEQARSPWFYETLKIEDSIKGRFELILIHAFLVLHRLKKHKKLGQNLFDLLFYDLDRSIRELGVGDLSVGKKIKSFAELFYARIECYEKGLHDLDFLKQSFVSFFEKSALDSLKLDDLALYMTRQVEILTKISDTDLIKGKIVFEDLLKDLSKAA
- a CDS encoding DUF177 domain-containing protein — encoded protein: MTLSHIQIDPEFSRVVSVFDLTDDPKKFTLSATAEECDALAKRFGLQKIRYLNAECEVWRPEDGNVICLKGKLKCEVVQTCVITFEPVIAKIKDNLLEFFEEKKEDKYGKKDQNEIDLPYLDDEEVPEILESSELDMGEVIAQHLAISLDPYPRAPQAELTKIVESHEEKKISPFECLSEKLSHHEESDLKEGKKG